A stretch of DNA from candidate division KSB1 bacterium:
TGCCCACCTTGATTTCTTTGAGGAAATTGCTAAATACAGAGCAGCAAGAAGAATTTGGGCTCGGCACATGCGTGAGCGTTATAAAGCAAAAAACCCAAAGTCCTGGTTGTTGCGTTTTCATACACAAACGGCTGGCTGTTCTTTAACCGCTCAGCAACCTGAAAACAATATTGTTCGCACAGCTTGCCAAGCTCTTGCCGGTGTGTTGGGAGGCACACAATCACTCCATACTAATTCTATGGACGAAACATGGGCATTGCCATCTGAAAAAGCTGCAAAAATTGCTTTGCGAACCCAACAAATTATTGCCCATGAAACCGGTGTGTCCAATACCATAGATCCACTGGCAGGATCCTATTTTGTTGAATCTCTAACAACGAAAATGGAGGAGGAAGCCGAAAAGTATTTTGAGAAGATTAAAGAACTGGGCGGCGTTATTTCCGCTATAGAATTGGGATATTTCCAGAGAGAAATTTCTAAGGCCGCATCACTTTATCAGCAAGAAATTGATTCTAATGAAAGGATCATAGTCGGTGTTAATGAATATGTTGAAGTAGAAGAAAAAATCGAAATCCCAATTTTAAGAATAGACCCCCAGGTAGAAAAGGATCAAATAAAAGCGTTGCAACAAATTAGAGCGCAAAGAAGTGATACAGAGGCTCAATCAAGTCTTTCCGGTTTGCGAGAGAGTGCAATTCATGGCAATAATATGATGCCGCACTTACTGGCATGTGCCAGAAATTATGTTACAATTGGTGAGATGGTGCAAGTTTTACGTGAGGAATTTGGCGAGTACCTGGAGGCAGCGACTTTTTAAATTATGAGTTGTTTGTAATGAGTTTTGGATATTACAAATTACGTATTCTTCAATCATTTCGCGGTATCATCGCGAGTGCAGTTTTAGGCACTCTTGGTGAAGTTGAATGGTGATCAAGATGACAATTCATATTTTGTGAAATCTTTTGATATGAAAAGGAGCCATAAATGACAGATCGGAAAATCAGGGTTCTGATTGCTAAACCCGGGTTGGATGGACATGATCGTGGTGCGAAAGTAATAGCCGGCGCTCTTCGTGATGCTGGCATGGAAGTTATTTATTTAGGATTAAGACAAACAGCTGAGATGATTGTCGAAGCTGCTTTGCAAGAAGATGTGGATGTAATCGGGTTAAGCATTTTGTCAGGAGCTCATATGACGATCTTCCCTGATGTGAAAAAGAAACTAGACGATGCCGGATTGAATG
This window harbors:
- a CDS encoding cobalamin B12-binding domain-containing protein; the protein is MTDRKIRVLIAKPGLDGHDRGAKVIAGALRDAGMEVIYLGLRQTAEMIVEAALQEDVDVIGLSILSGAHMTIFPDVKKKLDDAGLNDVLLTGGGIIAKEDAEDLTKLGVGKLFGPGTNTSAIIEYIKEWHSKKTKSD